The proteins below come from a single Gossypium raimondii isolate GPD5lz chromosome 2, ASM2569854v1, whole genome shotgun sequence genomic window:
- the LOC105788898 gene encoding exocyst complex component EXO70H1 produces the protein MPRKGMRSIFFKSPSPTRMTPPSSPLHHTFSESLMEENIEVAQFIITKWDSSHDDNLVSLFSDKDEARQYLGSIKGLQKAMKYLVLHQSNSEKLVRAQLLMQTAMKRLQKEFYQILKSNRDYLDPESVSAYSSSRPSVSRSSFSEFEEEEEEEEDESENENDSVPEVERASLAAMADLRAIAEAMISAGYAKECIKVYKIIRKSIVDEALYHLGVERELTFQKIQKMEWEVLEFKIKNWLSAVKMAVKTLFYGERLLCDQVFSVSAAIRESCFTEISKEGALALFGFPENVAKCKKTPEKLFRILDLYEAVSGLWPEVESIFSFESTSAVRATAVNSLIKLGDTVRTMLMDFETAIQKDSSKTTVPGGGIHPLTRYVMNYISFLADYCGILLDIFADWPFTVPSALPESYFGSPDSEGSISSPISVRLAWLILVMLCKLDGKAAMYKDVPLSYLFLANNLQYVTEKVRQSNLKFLLGDDWLINHELKVKQYAENYEKIGWSKVLASLPENQTAENPADRVNDHFKKFNSAFEEAYMKQISWVVPDPKLRDHIKISMARRIIPIYKEFYEAYGGVQMKKEMWGEPFIRFTPDDLGNYLSDMFYGSKSSGSVSSSSRGGGRSH, from the coding sequence ATGCCGAGAAAAGGAATGAGGAGCATTTTCTTCAAATCACCATCTCCAACGAGGATGACACCGCCTTCTTCTCCACTCCACCATACTTTTTCAGAGTCACTAATGGAGGAGAACATTGAAGTAGCCCAATTCATCATCACCAAATGGGACTCCTCGCATGACGACAATCTCGTTTCTCTTTTCTCCGATAAGGATGAAGCCAGACAATATCTGGGTTCCATTAAAGGATTGCAAAAAGCTATGAAGTACTTGGTTTTACACCAATCCAATTCGGAGAAACTCGTCCGAGCTCAACTACTGATGCAAACCGCCATGAAAAGGTTGCAGAAGGAGTTTTACCAGATTTTGAAGTCCAACCGGGATTATCTCGACCCAGAATCTGTTTCGGCTTACTCATCTTCCAGGCCTTCGGTTTCCAGGTCTAGTTTTTCGgaatttgaagaagaagaagaagaagaagaagatgagtCGGAGAACGAGAATGATTCGGTACCTGAAGTGGAGAGAGCGTCGTTAGCTGCTATGGCGGATTTGAGAGCTATTGCGGAAGCCATGATATCGGCGGGGTACGCTAAGGAGTGTATCAAAGTTTATAAGATTATTCGGAAATCGATCGTCGATGAAGCTCTTTACCATCTCGGAGTTGAAAGGGAGTTGACATTTCAGAAGATTCAGAAGATGGAATGGGAGGTTCTGGAGTTTAAAATCAAGAACTGGTTAAGCGCTGTTAAAATGGCGGTTAAAACGCTGTTTTATGGCGAGAGGCTCCTCTGCGATCAAGTGTTTTCCGTTTCGGCTGCCATAAGGGAATCTTGTTTCACGGAAATTTCGAAAGAAGGAGCTTTGGCTCTGTTTGGTTTCCCGGAAAATGTAGCCAAGTGCAAGAAAACTCCAGAGAAATTGTTCCGTATCTTGGACTTATACGAAGCAGTTTCCGGTCTTTGGCCGGAAGTCGAATCAATCTTCAGCTTCGAATCAACGTCGGCCGTACGAGCAACCGCCGTTAACTCCTTGATCAAGCTCGGCGACACCGTTAGGACGATGTTAATGGACTTTGAAACGGCGATTCAAAAGGATTCATCCAAAACGACGGTTCCAGGCGGTGGGATCCACCCTCTAACACGCTACGTAATGAATTACATCTCTTTCCTCGCCGATTACTGCGGGATTCTCTTGGACATATTCGCGGATTGGCCGTTCACGGTTCCTTCCGCTTTACCGGAGTCTTACTTCGGCAGCCCCGACAGCGAGGGGAGCATTTCATCGCCGATTTCCGTCCGGTTAGCCTGGCTCATCCTCGTCATGCTGTGTAAACTTGACGGCAAAGCCGCGATGTACAAAGACGTGCCGCTTTCTTACTTGTTCTTAGCGAATAATCTCCAATACGTCACCGAAAAAGTCCGTCAATCGAACCTGAAATTCCTCCTCGGCGACGATTGGCTGATAAATCACGAACTGAAAGTAAAACAGTACGCTGAGAATTACGAGAAGATTGGATGGAGCAAAGTGCTTGCGTCACTGCCAGAGAATCAGACTGCTGAGAATCCGGCCGATCGGGTGAACGACCATTTCAAGAAATTCAATTCGGCTTTCGAAGAAGCTTACATGAAACAAATTTCTTGGGTCGTACCCGACCCGAAACTCCGAGATCATATCAAGATTTCAATGGCGAGACGGATCATACCGATCTATAAAGAGTTTTACGAGGCATACGGCGGAGtgcaaatgaaaaaagaaatgtgGGGTGAGCCATTTATCAGATTTACCCCTGATGATTTAGGAAACTACTTGTCGGATATGTTCTATGGAAGCAAAAGCTCAGGGAGTGTGTCATCAAGTTCAAGAGGAGGTGGCCGGAGTCATTGA
- the LOC105788896 gene encoding 60S ribosomal protein L35: protein MARIKVHELRDKSKTELLSQLKELKAELSLLRVAKVTGGAPNKLSKIKVVRLSIAQVLTVISQKQKAALREAYKKKKFLPLDLRPKKTRAIRRRLTKHQQSLKTEREKKREMYFPQRKYAIKV from the exons ATGG CAAGGATTAAGGTACACGAGCTAAGGGACAAATCAAAGACGGAGCTGTTGAGCCAGCTCAAGGAATTAAAAGCTGAACTTTCTCTACTTCGTGTAGCGAAGGTCACTGGTGGTGCTCCCAACAAGCTCTCCAAGAT TAAGGTTGTGAGGCTATCGATTGCACAAGTGTTGACAGTGATATCCCAGAAGCAGAAGGCTGCATTGAGGGAAGCatataagaagaaaaagtttTTGCCTCTTGATCTCCGTCCCAAGAAGACCAGAGCTATTCGCCGCCGCCTCACCAAACACCAG CAATCTCTGAAGACGGAGAGGGAGAAGAAGAGGGAGATGTACTTTCCACAGAGGAAGTATGCCATTAAGGTGTAa